A DNA window from Nitrospira sp. contains the following coding sequences:
- a CDS encoding hypothetical protein (Evidence 4 : Unknown function but conserved in other organisms; MaGe:77310568), with translation MADVQIEDGIIKIASLDIQDPKAAAVLAEYPQVRWPEITRRALKIGLGYLKGGGKD, from the coding sequence GTGGCCGACGTTCAAATAGAAGACGGCATTATTAAGATTGCCAGCTTGGACATTCAAGATCCCAAGGCCGCGGCAGTCTTGGCGGAATATCCGCAAGTGCGCTGGCCAGAAATCACCCGGCGCGCACTGAAGATCGGATTGGGCTATCTCAAGGGCGGGGGAAAAGACTAA
- a CDS encoding hypothetical protein (Evidence 4 : Unknown function but conserved in other organisms; MaGe:77310569) produces MVTSQARFTRLAGAGLAVVLLVGLAACGGPPKWVQKGSGAFNEKDSKAFYGVGAVVGVKNEPLAWDTAENRARAEIAKTFEAYTGYLMRDYTASTTAGDFTRNTEEQNVERAIKTVTTATLSGVRPVDRYKDDKTNTYYVLTRLNLEEMKNNLEQAKELNAQVRDFVRKNADKMFDRLEKEEDKRLAQ; encoded by the coding sequence ATGGTTACATCGCAAGCGCGTTTTACGAGACTGGCAGGCGCTGGGCTTGCCGTTGTGCTCTTGGTCGGACTGGCCGCTTGCGGTGGTCCTCCCAAGTGGGTGCAAAAGGGGTCGGGCGCGTTCAACGAGAAGGATAGCAAGGCCTTCTATGGCGTGGGTGCGGTGGTCGGGGTGAAGAATGAGCCGCTGGCATGGGATACGGCGGAGAATCGCGCGCGCGCTGAAATTGCCAAGACTTTTGAAGCGTACACGGGTTATCTGATGCGAGATTACACGGCGTCGACGACAGCCGGCGATTTCACCAGAAACACGGAAGAGCAGAATGTCGAGCGGGCGATTAAGACGGTCACCACCGCGACGCTGAGCGGTGTGCGTCCGGTCGATCGCTATAAAGATGACAAGACCAATACGTATTACGTCCTCACCAGGTTAAATCTCGAAGAAATGAAGAACAACTTGGAGCAGGCGAAAGAGCTGAATGCGCAGGTGCGCGACTTCGTCAGAAAGAACGCCGATAAGATGTTCGACCGGCTGGAAAAAGAAGAAGACAAGCGCTTGGCGCAATAG
- a CDS encoding conserved exported protein of unknown function (Evidence 4 : Unknown function but conserved in other organisms; MaGe:77310570), which yields MAMKSGWLALGAVSVLTLAACGHETKVTRVDAGVVTDLSGRWNDTDSRMVAETMVKESLDYPWLGNFTQAKHRQPVVVVGTILNSSHEHISIQTFVTDLERELTNSQKVTFVAGKGEREELRTERKEQAMYSREDTQKAPGKEIGADYMMKGTISTILDELDGTKAVFYQVDLQMIDLESNAKVWYGQKKIKKVIEKKRTIF from the coding sequence ATGGCGATGAAGTCCGGATGGTTGGCGCTGGGGGCGGTGTCGGTGTTGACGCTGGCTGCGTGCGGGCATGAGACGAAAGTGACGCGGGTCGATGCCGGCGTGGTGACCGACCTCAGCGGGCGCTGGAACGATACCGACTCGCGGATGGTGGCTGAGACCATGGTCAAGGAATCGCTCGACTATCCCTGGCTCGGCAACTTTACCCAAGCCAAGCATCGCCAGCCCGTGGTTGTGGTTGGCACGATCTTGAACAGCAGTCATGAGCACATCAGCATCCAGACGTTTGTAACTGACCTTGAGCGTGAGCTGACGAATTCCCAGAAAGTGACGTTCGTCGCCGGCAAGGGCGAGCGCGAGGAGCTCAGGACCGAGCGCAAAGAGCAGGCGATGTATTCCCGCGAGGATACGCAAAAGGCGCCTGGAAAAGAAATCGGCGCCGATTACATGATGAAGGGGACGATTTCGACGATCCTCGACGAACTGGACGGGACGAAGGCGGTGTTCTATCAAGTGGATCTTCAGATGATCGACCTGGAGAGCAATGCCAAGGTGTGGTACGGGCAGAAGAAAATAAAGAAGGTCATCGAAAAGAAACGAACCATTTTCTAG
- a CDS encoding hypothetical protein (Evidence 4 : Unknown function but conserved in other organisms; MaGe:77310571) codes for MLLLTACGPSVNRYLLIEQSLAAGDAKQADAIVQQAEQSYGEKSRLLYGMDRGMTLQLAGDYQQSNAVLEQAEEEVERLYTRTIRSETAAFLTNDNALFYEGDPYEHVMINVVKALNYAAQGQLQEALVEARRIDHRLNVLTDKVKDKAGYREDGFARYLTGILYEAEDDVNDAFIAYRKAYDAYEANRSWSHTPVPAQLRADLLRTAEALHFTNEFEEYRRLFPDTVWQTSAAQRGLAQVVLISYNGRAPRKEDRFLDLPISLDALQLVLLNRGFSQSPRHQNRGVDSVLYGLNGRVVRVALPRLITQKTQVPVEQLTLVGETGRQVKVSTELGQNISALTDKSLSDRLPGIAVKAVARAAAKFAMAEGATRGAQQAAGKDAAPWVGLLVSLLTKGFAVASEEADKRSWQTLPDEIHIARVWVEPGQYEASVQLTGRGPGPAAESRRTLTLAPGQTMVMIQRVIQ; via the coding sequence GTGCTGCTGTTGACCGCCTGCGGTCCTTCCGTGAATCGCTATCTGTTAATCGAGCAGAGTCTGGCGGCAGGCGATGCCAAGCAAGCAGATGCGATTGTGCAACAAGCTGAACAATCCTACGGAGAGAAGAGCCGCCTGTTGTACGGCATGGATCGCGGGATGACGCTCCAGCTGGCCGGCGACTACCAGCAGAGCAATGCCGTCTTGGAGCAAGCCGAGGAGGAAGTCGAGCGGCTCTATACGAGAACCATTCGTTCCGAGACGGCGGCGTTTCTGACCAATGACAACGCGCTATTCTATGAGGGCGATCCCTACGAACATGTGATGATCAATGTCGTCAAGGCCTTGAACTATGCCGCGCAGGGGCAGCTTCAAGAGGCGTTGGTGGAAGCTCGCCGGATCGATCACCGGCTCAATGTGCTCACGGATAAGGTCAAGGACAAGGCGGGTTATCGAGAGGATGGGTTTGCCCGGTATCTGACCGGCATTCTGTATGAGGCGGAAGACGACGTGAATGACGCGTTCATTGCCTATCGGAAAGCCTATGACGCCTACGAGGCGAATCGAAGTTGGTCGCATACGCCGGTGCCGGCTCAATTGCGCGCGGATCTGCTTCGGACTGCGGAAGCGCTGCATTTCACCAACGAGTTTGAAGAGTATCGGCGGCTCTTTCCCGACACGGTCTGGCAGACGAGCGCGGCGCAGCGAGGTCTCGCCCAAGTGGTCTTGATCAGCTATAATGGCCGCGCTCCCCGCAAGGAGGACCGCTTTCTCGACTTGCCGATCAGTTTGGATGCTTTGCAGCTCGTGCTGTTGAATCGTGGGTTCTCTCAGTCGCCCAGGCATCAGAACCGGGGTGTCGATAGTGTCTTATATGGCCTCAATGGCCGTGTCGTGCGGGTGGCGTTACCTCGATTAATTACACAGAAAACACAGGTGCCTGTCGAGCAGTTGACGCTGGTCGGCGAGACCGGCCGGCAGGTGAAGGTCTCTACCGAGTTGGGGCAGAATATTTCAGCATTGACTGACAAAAGCCTGTCCGATCGGTTGCCCGGCATCGCAGTTAAAGCAGTGGCGCGCGCCGCGGCCAAGTTTGCGATGGCAGAAGGAGCCACGCGCGGGGCGCAGCAAGCGGCGGGGAAAGACGCAGCGCCGTGGGTCGGACTGCTGGTGAGCCTGCTGACCAAAGGATTCGCGGTGGCCTCGGAAGAGGCCGATAAGCGCAGCTGGCAGACGCTTCCGGATGAAATTCATATCGCCCGCGTGTGGGTGGAGCCGGGGCAGTATGAGGCGTCGGTGCAGCTGACTGGGCGGGGACCCGGGCCAGCGGCGGAGAGCCGTCGCACGCTCACGCTTGCTCCGGGGCAAACAATGGTCATGATTCAACGGGTGATTCAATGA
- a CDS encoding hypothetical protein (Evidence 4 : Unknown function but conserved in other organisms; MaGe:77310572) — MRALTSLKREVLLPLGLLFVAGMACSSCAWFGGKSKPAWVDGTSAEYSSAQYLLGAGQASSKSAASDQAYAAVSRIFKAEVAAQAKDWESYLLIENRGATNTERRLTLDQVTNVSTDKVLENVTILDTWYDSHQRMHYALAGMHRGQGETAMMDKMRELDRTIEADLLEARQTTDKLAKVRDLRRAAKNLVLREAFNADLRVIRSSGQGTPAAYRVNELTNELDQFLSTNLVLAVEVTGDHAEPIQRSLMEGLIREGLHVTAQQAGSELLVRGTVRIWPIDVRDPQFKYVRWCSDFDVVESATQRVVGAVSRGGKEGHLSDREATGKALRVIQQEFSADLAKAIASHVFGEAPLPGQALSPAGCPREPIPANPAGSSPRSF; from the coding sequence ATGAGAGCATTGACCAGCCTGAAGCGCGAGGTTCTGTTGCCGCTGGGCCTGTTGTTCGTTGCAGGAATGGCTTGTTCGAGTTGTGCTTGGTTTGGAGGGAAGTCGAAGCCGGCGTGGGTGGATGGGACGAGCGCAGAGTATTCATCGGCTCAATATCTACTGGGTGCAGGACAGGCCTCAAGCAAGAGCGCCGCGTCCGATCAGGCGTATGCCGCCGTCTCAAGAATTTTTAAGGCCGAGGTCGCCGCGCAGGCGAAGGATTGGGAGTCGTATCTACTCATCGAGAACCGGGGGGCAACGAATACCGAGCGGCGGTTGACGCTCGATCAGGTGACGAATGTGTCCACCGACAAAGTGCTCGAGAATGTGACGATCCTCGATACATGGTACGACTCGCATCAGAGAATGCACTATGCGCTGGCGGGAATGCATCGCGGCCAGGGCGAGACGGCGATGATGGATAAGATGCGAGAGCTGGATCGGACGATTGAGGCCGATTTGCTTGAAGCTAGGCAGACCACCGACAAGTTGGCGAAAGTGAGAGACCTCCGCCGCGCGGCGAAGAATCTGGTGCTGCGTGAAGCCTTCAATGCGGATCTGCGCGTCATCCGATCGTCCGGTCAGGGGACTCCGGCGGCTTATCGCGTAAACGAATTAACGAATGAACTGGATCAGTTTCTTTCAACGAACCTGGTGCTTGCGGTCGAAGTGACGGGGGATCATGCGGAGCCGATTCAACGATCGCTCATGGAAGGACTGATTCGCGAGGGGCTGCATGTGACCGCCCAACAGGCTGGCAGCGAATTGCTAGTGCGTGGCACCGTGCGCATCTGGCCGATCGATGTGCGAGACCCACAATTTAAGTATGTGCGGTGGTGCAGCGATTTCGATGTGGTGGAGTCCGCGACGCAGCGCGTGGTCGGCGCGGTGTCGCGCGGAGGGAAGGAAGGACATCTCTCTGACCGCGAGGCCACCGGGAAAGCCCTACGGGTTATCCAACAAGAATTTTCCGCAGACCTTGCCAAAGCGATCGCATCTCATGTATTTGGAGAGGCGCCTTTGCCGGGCCAGGCGCTCTCGCCGGCCGGGTGCCCGAGAGAACCCATCCCGGCGAATCCGGCGGGATCGAGCCCACGCTCATTTTAA
- a CDS encoding hypothetical protein (Evidence 4 : Unknown function but conserved in other organisms; MaGe:77310573), with amino-acid sequence MTQSTKKTMGRAPRSRGRGLTKPGRKLSSRMAKRKLGDRLKDDTASFNQGNLADTLRKQGYEDVPLDELQDRLSKLQGPLAALIMKGRV; translated from the coding sequence GTGACACAGTCTACAAAGAAAACGATGGGTCGCGCCCCACGGAGCCGCGGACGCGGACTGACGAAGCCCGGACGGAAGCTGTCGAGCCGGATGGCCAAGCGCAAGCTAGGCGACCGGCTGAAGGACGACACGGCGTCGTTCAATCAAGGCAATTTGGCCGATACGCTGCGCAAGCAGGGGTATGAAGATGTGCCGCTGGACGAGTTGCAGGACCGGCTCTCGAAGCTCCAGGGGCCGCTGGCCGCCTTGATTATGAAGGGGAGGGTGTGA
- a CDS encoding hypothetical protein (Evidence 4 : Unknown function but conserved in other organisms; MaGe:77310574) translates to MPYYYFDSTALVKRYSMERGTRVVNKLMVKRGKIAILPTWTVTDFYATLSNRAQQGEITRDDCYSVLYKFELESKAGLFEFIAPTMGTYLATKELALEYPFLRTPQIMHLALALELKPLRLTVVSADAQLLAASKTAGLHIINPEAD, encoded by the coding sequence ATGCCATACTACTATTTCGATTCCACGGCGCTGGTGAAGCGCTACAGCATGGAACGGGGCACGCGCGTCGTCAATAAGCTGATGGTCAAGCGCGGGAAAATCGCCATTCTGCCGACCTGGACCGTGACGGATTTTTACGCTACGCTGTCCAATCGCGCCCAGCAGGGAGAGATCACCCGGGATGATTGTTATTCGGTCTTGTATAAATTTGAGCTGGAATCCAAAGCCGGCCTCTTTGAATTTATCGCACCGACGATGGGGACGTACCTAGCGACCAAAGAATTGGCCTTGGAGTACCCTTTTCTTCGGACGCCGCAGATCATGCATCTGGCGCTGGCGCTAGAATTGAAGCCATTGCGCCTGACGGTGGTGAGTGCCGATGCGCAGTTGTTAGCGGCGTCGAAGACGGCCGGCCTGCACATCATTAATCCGGAAGCCGACTAG
- a CDS encoding hypothetical protein (Evidence 4 : Unknown function but conserved in other organisms; MaGe:77310575): MTGVRHPTILMLLLLIGSTLPSVISLAQVVGDEAELVRLQSKAEDAIGNDDADGAAMMMGRAALLAAQLGKREAGWKTAFRKSQEALFRSQEHTYRAMALFRRAGGQLPASSGVCGSLALARTSLSHVTEPDLPAPQDARPLEEAKRLYASADNWRQVIDSMIAEYQCL; encoded by the coding sequence ATGACCGGTGTGCGTCACCCGACTATCCTCATGTTGTTGCTGTTGATCGGCTCGACTCTGCCGTCCGTCATCAGCTTGGCACAGGTGGTTGGAGACGAGGCCGAATTGGTCCGGCTCCAGTCGAAAGCGGAAGATGCGATTGGGAATGACGATGCAGATGGAGCCGCGATGATGATGGGGCGGGCCGCATTGCTCGCCGCTCAACTCGGCAAACGAGAGGCCGGATGGAAGACGGCATTCCGCAAAAGCCAGGAAGCGCTCTTCAGGTCGCAAGAACATACCTACCGAGCCATGGCGCTCTTTCGACGAGCCGGCGGGCAATTGCCAGCGTCATCGGGAGTCTGCGGCAGCCTGGCCCTCGCTCGCACAAGTCTCAGCCATGTAACAGAGCCGGATCTGCCCGCGCCGCAAGACGCCCGCCCCCTTGAGGAGGCCAAGCGTCTTTACGCATCTGCCGATAACTGGCGCCAGGTGATCGACTCCATGATCGCCGAATACCAATGTCTCTAA
- a CDS encoding hypothetical protein (Evidence 4 : Unknown function but conserved in other organisms; MaGe:77310576), translating to MHYWVKIVFGDNQELLVKDAVSHRLSEDQEFIYVESPREMILVPIKQIKYLSCDAAVFASKK from the coding sequence ATGCATTATTGGGTGAAAATCGTATTTGGGGACAATCAGGAATTGCTGGTCAAGGATGCGGTCAGCCACCGGTTGTCGGAAGACCAGGAGTTTATTTACGTGGAGTCGCCGAGGGAAATGATCTTGGTTCCGATCAAACAGATCAAGTATCTTTCCTGCGATGCTGCGGTGTTTGCGTCGAAGAAGTAA
- a CDS encoding conserved membrane protein of unknown function (Evidence 4 : Unknown function but conserved in other organisms; MaGe:77310578) yields the protein MNSQWIETLLEPITVLGRHTLDIIPNVLAMGLLLLAGVATAWFAGHAVERFLRVIGLDRASDRLGLTSTFLRGGIKSAPSYLIGRTIHWLILFFAAIASLEALHIDSLSQLAHATIAYIPHLVIATLIGITGYLISNFVAQGVLIAAVNAGLPPARLMASAARWTIQLLSVAMALEQLGIAEHIVAVGFGITWGGIVFAAALAFGLGGKDLARSFLERRLTAPGHGPSHDDVRHL from the coding sequence ATGAATTCACAATGGATCGAGACGTTACTGGAACCCATCACGGTCCTCGGCCGGCACACACTGGATATCATCCCCAATGTATTGGCCATGGGACTGCTGCTGCTCGCCGGCGTCGCCACCGCCTGGTTTGCCGGTCACGCCGTCGAGCGGTTCCTCCGCGTGATCGGACTCGACCGAGCCAGCGACCGGCTGGGCCTAACTTCCACCTTCCTGCGAGGAGGAATCAAGTCGGCTCCCTCCTATCTCATCGGACGGACGATCCACTGGTTGATTCTATTTTTCGCGGCGATTGCCTCGCTTGAGGCGTTGCATATCGACTCCCTTAGCCAATTGGCCCACGCGACAATCGCCTATATTCCGCATCTCGTCATCGCCACGCTGATCGGCATTACGGGCTACCTCATCTCCAACTTTGTCGCGCAGGGAGTTCTGATCGCCGCAGTCAATGCCGGCCTTCCGCCAGCCCGGTTGATGGCTTCGGCGGCCCGTTGGACAATCCAGTTGCTGAGCGTCGCCATGGCACTTGAGCAACTGGGCATTGCGGAACACATTGTGGCGGTCGGGTTCGGCATTACCTGGGGCGGCATTGTCTTCGCCGCGGCGCTAGCGTTCGGGTTGGGAGGCAAGGACCTGGCAAGGTCGTTTCTTGAACGCCGACTGACCGCGCCAGGGCATGGACCGAGTCACGATGATGTCCGCCACCTTTAA
- a CDS encoding Glycosyltransferase (MaGe:77310579) has protein sequence MQTTPMTNTTVTPLAVQTEQAVEQIGTADLLVGIPSFNNADTIAHVVRAIRAGLAKYFPERRAVLVNSDGGSTDGTPSIVADTLVDFDVLFIGDRQSPLHRIVTPYHGVPGKGSAFRTIFEIAKRLNVQACAVVDSDLRSITPEWMELLLRPIAQEGFDYVAPFYQRHKYDGTITNSIAYPLTRALYGYQVRQPIGGDFGFSGELAKHYLNKHVWESDVARFGIDIWMTTEALTCGARVCQSFLGAKIHNPKDPASDLSAMLAQVTGALFSLMETHPLTWIPVKASQPVPLFGFQYETGVEPIQVKVDRMLEVFQQGLQDLQPIWSRMLSEESLTQLHALQNLSASAFQMPDALWVQVIYDTALAYHAGVLPKDHLLKALTPLYLGRTASFVLQTQGLTTREAEHHIEALCQAFESQKNYLVTRWS, from the coding sequence ATGCAGACGACACCCATGACCAATACGACCGTCACTCCTCTTGCAGTTCAGACCGAACAGGCCGTCGAGCAGATCGGCACCGCGGACCTGCTCGTCGGAATTCCAAGTTTCAACAATGCCGACACCATCGCGCATGTCGTGCGGGCCATCCGAGCGGGCCTGGCGAAATACTTCCCGGAGCGGCGGGCCGTCTTGGTGAACTCCGACGGAGGATCGACGGACGGGACTCCGTCGATTGTCGCCGACACCTTAGTCGATTTCGATGTGCTGTTTATCGGCGACCGGCAGAGCCCGCTTCATCGCATCGTCACGCCTTATCATGGAGTCCCCGGCAAGGGGAGCGCGTTCCGCACAATTTTCGAGATCGCCAAGCGCCTGAATGTCCAAGCCTGCGCGGTGGTCGACTCAGACCTTCGCAGCATCACGCCCGAGTGGATGGAACTGCTCCTGCGTCCCATTGCACAAGAAGGCTTCGACTACGTCGCGCCCTTCTATCAGCGCCATAAGTACGACGGGACGATTACGAATAGCATCGCCTATCCGTTAACCCGTGCGCTGTACGGCTATCAAGTGCGCCAGCCGATCGGAGGCGATTTCGGATTTTCTGGCGAGCTGGCCAAGCATTACCTGAACAAACATGTCTGGGAATCCGACGTGGCCCGCTTCGGCATCGATATCTGGATGACGACCGAAGCCCTGACCTGCGGCGCGCGCGTCTGCCAAAGCTTCTTGGGTGCGAAAATTCACAACCCCAAGGACCCGGCATCCGATCTGTCCGCCATGCTGGCTCAAGTTACCGGCGCGCTGTTCAGTTTGATGGAGACCCATCCCTTGACGTGGATCCCGGTGAAAGCGTCTCAGCCGGTGCCGCTCTTCGGATTTCAATACGAAACGGGCGTGGAACCGATCCAGGTAAAAGTCGACCGGATGCTGGAGGTCTTTCAGCAAGGGCTGCAAGACCTCCAGCCCATCTGGAGCCGCATGCTCTCGGAAGAGAGCCTGACCCAACTCCACGCGTTGCAGAACCTGTCTGCATCGGCCTTCCAAATGCCGGATGCCCTCTGGGTCCAGGTGATCTACGATACCGCCCTCGCCTATCACGCCGGGGTGCTGCCGAAAGACCACCTATTAAAAGCGCTCACACCGCTCTATCTCGGCCGCACTGCCTCATTCGTTCTGCAAACGCAGGGACTGACCACCCGCGAAGCGGAACACCATATCGAAGCCTTGTGCCAAGCCTTCGAGTCGCAGAAGAACTATCTCGTGACACGATGGTCGTGA
- a CDS encoding Glucosyl-3-phosphoglycerate synthase (MaGe:77310580), with translation MSDFHQNGVVTVLHRLGKPNLEQLEAELQQHAATNPIALVLPSLYSELQRPALRKIVDTLTEVRYVNEIVISLDRASALEFRLAKEYFSILPQRVRVIWNDGSRIQHILKLLTDNAIDVGLAGKGRGCWTAFGYVLARHQSKVLALHDCDIMSYDRQYLARLCYPIANPNLGYEFAKGYYSRITDRLHGRVTRLFITPLLRSLQQLVGTHSLLTFLDSFRYPLAGECAMVSDLAWINRIPGDWGLEVGVLAEVYRNCALRRVCQVDIADAYEHKHQDLSADNPEAGLLKMSVDITKALFRNLASDGVILSDGLLKTLRATYLRAAQDAISRYEHDATINSLQFDRHQERTAVEAFLKGMKLATQSFMEDPLGVPMISNWSRVVAAVPDVFGLLIDAVESDHEWEPASELAHTQQHTPFTKTL, from the coding sequence ATGTCTGACTTTCATCAAAACGGCGTCGTAACCGTGCTGCATCGGCTCGGCAAACCGAACCTCGAACAGCTTGAAGCGGAACTCCAACAGCATGCCGCGACAAATCCGATTGCCCTCGTCCTGCCGTCTCTCTATTCGGAGCTCCAGCGGCCGGCGCTCAGGAAGATCGTCGATACGCTGACCGAGGTGCGCTATGTGAACGAGATTGTCATCTCGCTGGATCGGGCATCGGCGCTGGAGTTTCGCCTGGCCAAAGAATACTTTTCAATTCTCCCGCAGCGGGTCCGCGTGATCTGGAACGACGGAAGCCGTATTCAACACATCTTGAAACTCCTGACCGACAATGCCATCGACGTCGGCCTGGCTGGCAAAGGCCGCGGCTGTTGGACCGCGTTCGGCTATGTCCTCGCCCGTCACCAGAGCAAAGTGCTCGCGCTGCACGACTGCGATATCATGAGCTATGACCGGCAGTACCTCGCCCGGCTCTGCTATCCCATCGCCAATCCCAATCTTGGCTACGAATTCGCCAAAGGCTATTACAGCCGGATTACCGACCGTCTCCACGGCCGTGTGACTCGGCTGTTCATCACGCCGCTCCTCCGCAGCCTCCAACAGCTGGTCGGCACCCACTCCCTCCTAACCTTCCTGGACAGCTTTCGCTATCCGCTCGCCGGTGAATGCGCCATGGTCAGCGATCTCGCCTGGATCAACCGCATTCCGGGAGACTGGGGCCTCGAAGTCGGCGTCCTCGCCGAGGTGTACCGCAACTGCGCCCTCCGCCGCGTCTGCCAGGTCGATATTGCCGATGCCTACGAGCATAAGCACCAAGATCTCTCCGCGGATAATCCCGAGGCCGGCCTGTTAAAAATGTCGGTCGATATTACGAAAGCGCTCTTTCGAAACTTGGCCAGCGACGGCGTTATTCTCTCGGACGGCCTGCTGAAAACGCTCCGCGCCACCTATCTCCGAGCCGCGCAAGATGCGATCAGTCGCTATGAACACGATGCGACGATCAACTCGCTCCAGTTCGACCGCCATCAGGAACGCACCGCCGTCGAGGCGTTTCTGAAAGGCATGAAACTCGCCACCCAGAGTTTCATGGAAGATCCTCTGGGCGTCCCGATGATCTCTAATTGGAGTCGCGTCGTCGCCGCCGTCCCCGATGTGTTTGGACTGTTGATCGATGCCGTCGAGAGCGACCACGAATGGGAACCGGCCAGCGAGCTGGCCCACACCCAGCAACACACCCCTTTCACAAAGACGTTATAA
- a CDS encoding hypothetical protein (Evidence 5 : Unknown function; MaGe:77310581) yields MLLEFRFKLFEVRFAEPMQHGYDAVLMKVRHAIPPCLSWASKRDGMGEILARLLRK; encoded by the coding sequence ATGCTGTTGGAGTTCCGCTTCAAGCTGTTCGAGGTTCGGTTTGCCGAGCCGATGCAGCACGGTTACGACGCCGTTTTGATGAAAGTCAGACATGCGATTCCTCCCTGTCTGTCATGGGCGAGCAAGCGGGATGGAATGGGGGAGATTCTTGCTCGCCTTCTTAGAAAATAA
- a CDS encoding hypothetical protein (Evidence 5 : Unknown function; MaGe:77310582): MEWGRFLLAFLENKKQCSRRFGSLMWVVAMGNSNALISWRYYSGTSFLAGRPWRGMSV; encoded by the coding sequence ATGGAATGGGGGAGATTCTTGCTCGCCTTCTTAGAAAATAAGAAGCAATGCTCGCGCCGCTTCGGTTCCCTCATGTGGGTCGTGGCGATGGGTAACAGCAATGCCTTGATTTCCTGGCGGTATTACAGTGGAACATCCTTCCTTGCCGGGCGGCCATGGAGAGGGATGTCTGTGTAG